A region of Ochotona princeps isolate mOchPri1 chromosome 2, mOchPri1.hap1, whole genome shotgun sequence DNA encodes the following proteins:
- the CAMK2N1 gene encoding calcium/calmodulin-dependent protein kinase II inhibitor 1, giving the protein MSEVLPYGDEKLSPYGDGGDVGQIFSCRLQDTNNFFGAGQNKRPPKLGQIGRSKRVVIEDDRIDDVLKNMTDKTPPAV; this is encoded by the exons ATGTCGGAGGTGCTGCCCTACGGCGACGAGAAGCTGAGCCCCTACGGCGACGGCGGCGACGTGGGCCAGATCTTCTCGTGCCGCCTGCAGGACACCAACAACTTCTTTGGCGCTGGGCAGAACAAGCGGCCGCCCAAGCTGGGCCAGATCGGCCGGAGCAAGCGTG TGGTTATTGAAGATGATCGGATTGATGACGTGCTGAAAAACATGACCGACAAGACGCCTCCGGCTGTCTAA
- the MUL1 gene encoding mitochondrial ubiquitin ligase activator of NFKB 1, which produces MDSGGRPSLGQFILLGTSSVVTAFLYSVYRQKAQVSRELKGAKKIHLGEDLKSILSEAPGKCVPYAVIEGAVRSVKETLNSQFVENCKGVIQRLTLQEHKMVWNRTTHLWNDCSKIIHQRTNTVPFDLVPHEDGVDVAVRVLKPLDSVDLGLETVYEKFHPSVQSFTDVIGHYISGERPKGIQETEEVLKVGATLTGVGELVLDNDAVRLQPPKQGMQYYLSSQDFDSLLQRQESSVRFWKVLVLVFGFATCAMLFFLLRKQYLQWQERLRLQQMQKELQEQVSRMLSEAQSEDREGLGPTCVVCLTNVRSCVFLECGHVCSCSECYLALPEPKRCPICRRDVTRVVPLYNS; this is translated from the exons ATGGACAGCGGAGGGAGACCGTCGCTGGGCCAGTTCATCCTGCTGGGTACCAGCTCCGTCGTCACCGCCTTCCTGTACTCAGTGTACCGGCAGAAGGCCCAGGTCTCCCGGGAGCTCAAG GGAGCTAAAAAAATCCACCTGGGTGAAGATTTAAAGAGTATTCTTTcagaagctccaggaaaatgTGTGCCTTATGCAGTTATTGAAG GAGCTGTGCGATCTGTTAAAGAAACCCTGAACAGCCAGTTTGTGGAGAACTGCAAGGGGGTGATTCAGCGGCTGACGCTGCAGGAGCACAAGATGGTGTGGAATCGAACAACGCACCTCTG GAATGACTGTTCCAAGATCATCCACCAGAGGACCAACACGGTGCCCTTTGACCTGGTGCCCCACGAGGATGGCGTGGATGTGGCTGTGCGTGTGCTGAAGCCCCTGGACTCGGTGGACCTGGGCCTGGAGACGGTGTACGAGAAGTTCCACCCCTCGGTGCAGTCCTTCACGGATGTCATTGGCCACTACATCAGCGGCGAGCGCCCCAAAGGCATCCAGGAGACGGAGGAGGTGCTCAAGGTGGGAGCCACACTCACGGGCGTCGGCGAGCTGGTCCTGGACAACGATGCCGTCCGCCTGCAGCCCCCCAAACAGGGCATGCAGTATTacctcagcagccaggacttcgaCAGCCTGCTTCAGAGGCAGGAGTCGAGCGTCAGATTCTGGAAGGTTCTGGTGCTGGTCTTCGGTTTTGCCACGTGTGCCATGCTTTTCTTCCTCCTGCGGAAGCAGTACTTGCAGTGGCAGGAGCGCCTGCGCCTGCAGCAGATGCAAAAGGAGTTACAGGAGCAGGTGTCCCGGATGCTGAGCGAGGCCCAATCCGAGGACAGGGAGGGCCTGGGCCCCACCTGTGTCGTGTGTCTGACCAACGTCAGGTCCTGTGTCTTCCTGGAGTGCGGGCATGTGTGCTCGTGCAGCGAGTGCTACCTGGCCTTGCCGGAGCCCAAGCGCTGCCCCATCTGCCGGAGGGATGTCACCCGGGTGGTCCCACTGTACAACAGCTAG